The Sagittula sp. P11 genome window below encodes:
- a CDS encoding PAS-domain containing protein, producing the protein MVLAIGAGGGAAAFAALFVYLVSKRREDARLRFGRRQIDTVILFRNGVVIDHTPDALHLFDRSNLHGVTWQDLRAHLLPGFPQLPADPPDIERTWSSELLADARLDAVPSGRNLRVSLSTPHSGPALLFRAAVLDADHQMMRQICDNAPYPIWQTEDGALTWANEAFETLKADTGAVDEDECPFDLPLPIKRTVQTDRVSLRTRTGEALWYEVISRPVGTSWLHYASSINNLVEAEMAQRNFVQTLTKTFAHLPIGLAVFDRDRRLVLFNPALVDLTHLPVDFLSAKPNLLSFFDHMRENRMMPEPKNYNTWREKIYDVVSAAREDRYAETWNLPSGLTYKITGRPHPDGAVAFLIEDISAEISLTRRFRSELEMTQSVLDRFDDAVAVFSRLGVLTFTNAAYRDRWNCDPDSAFAEITIVDATKDWSAGCLPSPIWSEIRDFVLTLRERACWDAELVTTDGEHLHCAVEPVSSGATMVRFSHVAGAPASLKISEAAMRD; encoded by the coding sequence ATGGTTCTTGCCATCGGCGCAGGAGGCGGGGCCGCTGCATTTGCAGCGCTGTTCGTATATCTCGTCTCGAAACGCCGTGAAGATGCGCGTCTGAGGTTCGGGCGGCGGCAGATCGACACCGTCATCCTGTTCCGGAACGGTGTTGTCATTGACCACACGCCGGATGCGCTCCACCTGTTCGACCGCTCAAACCTGCACGGCGTTACATGGCAGGATCTGCGCGCCCACCTGCTGCCGGGGTTCCCGCAACTGCCTGCCGATCCGCCCGACATCGAACGGACTTGGAGCTCCGAGTTGCTGGCCGACGCACGGCTGGACGCAGTGCCTTCGGGGCGGAACCTGCGCGTCAGCCTGTCCACGCCACACAGCGGACCCGCTCTCCTGTTCCGGGCGGCAGTGCTGGACGCGGATCACCAGATGATGCGCCAGATCTGCGACAACGCCCCCTACCCGATCTGGCAGACGGAGGACGGCGCGCTCACCTGGGCCAACGAGGCGTTCGAGACCCTGAAGGCGGACACCGGCGCGGTTGACGAGGACGAATGCCCCTTCGACCTGCCGCTGCCGATCAAGCGCACGGTGCAGACGGATCGCGTCAGCCTGCGGACCCGCACCGGCGAGGCGCTCTGGTACGAGGTCATCTCGCGGCCCGTCGGCACGTCCTGGCTGCATTATGCGTCGTCGATCAATAACCTCGTCGAGGCCGAGATGGCGCAGCGCAACTTCGTGCAGACCCTGACCAAGACCTTCGCGCACCTGCCCATCGGCCTTGCCGTCTTCGACCGCGACAGGCGGCTGGTGCTGTTCAACCCCGCGCTGGTCGACCTGACCCATCTGCCGGTCGATTTCCTGTCCGCGAAGCCGAACCTCCTGTCGTTCTTCGATCACATGCGCGAAAACCGCATGATGCCGGAACCGAAGAACTACAACACGTGGCGGGAGAAGATCTATGACGTGGTCTCGGCCGCGCGCGAGGACCGTTATGCGGAAACGTGGAACCTGCCGTCCGGCCTGACCTACAAGATCACGGGGCGCCCGCATCCCGACGGCGCCGTCGCCTTCCTGATCGAGGATATCAGCGCCGAAATCTCCCTCACGCGCCGCTTCCGGTCGGAGCTTGAGATGACCCAATCCGTTCTGGACCGGTTCGACGATGCGGTGGCGGTGTTCTCTCGACTGGGGGTGCTGACCTTCACCAACGCCGCCTATCGGGACCGCTGGAACTGCGACCCAGACAGCGCCTTCGCCGAGATCACCATCGTCGATGCCACGAAGGACTGGAGCGCGGGATGCCTGCCCAGCCCGATCTGGTCGGAGATCCGAGATTTCGTCCTGACCCTGCGCGAAAGGGCCTGCTGGGACGCCGAACTTGTCACCACCGATGGCGAGCACCTGCATTGCGCGGTCGAACCGGTGTCCTCCGGGGCGACGATGGTGCGGTTCTCTCATGTCGCGGGGGCTCCGGCGTCCCTGAAGATCAGCGAGGCGGCCATGCGCGACTGA
- a CDS encoding nucleotidyltransferase family protein encodes MPDAVMLFAAGFGTRMGALTKDRPKPLIEVAGRALLDHALDLARDVPVRVVNAHYHADRIEAHLAGSGVHVSVELPDILDTGGGLKRALPLLGEGPVFTLNTDAVWSGPNPLALLSDAWQPERMDALLLCVPLARAVGRKGGGDFAFSGDGTITRPGDMVYTGAQIVKTDALRGIGEDIFSMHRLWEDAAAQGRFHGIAYPGTWCDVGHPEGIALAEDMLDRANA; translated from the coding sequence ATGCCCGACGCAGTAATGCTGTTCGCCGCCGGATTCGGCACGCGCATGGGCGCGCTGACGAAGGACCGCCCGAAACCGCTGATCGAAGTGGCAGGGCGTGCCTTGCTGGATCACGCGCTGGACCTGGCGCGCGACGTCCCGGTGCGCGTCGTCAATGCCCATTACCACGCGGACCGGATCGAGGCGCATCTTGCCGGTTCAGGCGTCCACGTCAGCGTCGAACTGCCGGACATCCTCGACACCGGCGGCGGGTTGAAACGCGCGCTGCCGCTGCTGGGCGAAGGGCCGGTCTTCACCCTGAACACCGACGCGGTCTGGTCCGGTCCCAACCCGTTGGCGCTGCTGTCCGACGCATGGCAGCCGGAGCGCATGGATGCGCTGCTGCTCTGTGTGCCGCTGGCCCGCGCCGTGGGGCGCAAAGGCGGCGGCGACTTCGCCTTTTCCGGGGACGGAACCATCACCCGGCCCGGCGACATGGTCTATACCGGCGCACAGATCGTAAAGACCGATGCGCTGCGAGGGATCGGGGAGGACATATTCTCCATGCACCGCCTTTGGGAGGATGCCGCCGCACAGGGCCGCTTCCACGGGATCGCCTATCCGGGCACATGGTGCGACGTGGGTCATCCCGAGGGCATCGCGCTGGCCGAAGATATGCTGGACCGCGCCAATGCCTGA
- the tsaE gene encoding tRNA (adenosine(37)-N6)-threonylcarbamoyltransferase complex ATPase subunit type 1 TsaE, with translation MTVQDTRNRRLTLPTPDATEALARVLGARLRPGDVLLLSGGIGAGKTHFARALVQSLLETPEDVPSPTFTLVQEYDTRSGPLWHADLYRLTGPQEIVELGLLDAFEDAICLVEWPDRLRDLAPASALHLTFRTVGDGDTRALTIGWSDPEWDERLKTAWAGAQAEARENPVDHFLEEAGWSDATVHPMAGDASSRHYARLTRGDETAILMQDPHGDAALFARLARHLNSLGLSAPKVLAETSGMLLLEDLGDGLIATLARDAEAETSLYLAAVRALVRLHGYQAPDSLPVATPEHLAGAIDLTFTHYAQMADLLAEATETFLPILREYAAPDGVLVLRDFHAENLLMLPGRFGAARVGLLDFQDALAGHPAYDLASLCREVRRDVQPATEAACLNAYIDATGTDPQAFRAAYAVLGVQRNLRILGVFARLAVTQGKTRYLDFLPRCWSHIQIQSLHPALKPMRPIIAKLPAPNAAFLQELLARCPTQ, from the coding sequence ATGACCGTTCAGGACACCCGAAACCGCAGGCTGACCCTGCCGACGCCGGACGCCACGGAAGCTCTGGCCCGTGTGCTCGGCGCGCGCCTGCGGCCGGGTGACGTGCTGTTGCTGTCCGGCGGGATCGGCGCGGGCAAGACCCATTTCGCACGTGCGCTCGTGCAGTCCCTGCTGGAGACGCCGGAGGACGTGCCCTCCCCCACCTTCACCCTTGTCCAGGAATACGACACACGCAGCGGCCCTCTCTGGCACGCCGACCTGTACCGGCTGACCGGCCCGCAGGAGATCGTGGAACTCGGCCTGCTGGATGCCTTCGAGGACGCGATCTGCCTTGTCGAATGGCCGGACCGGCTGCGGGACCTCGCCCCGGCCTCGGCGCTGCACCTGACGTTCCGCACCGTCGGCGATGGCGACACCCGCGCCCTGACGATCGGCTGGAGCGACCCGGAATGGGACGAGCGGCTCAAGACAGCCTGGGCCGGCGCACAGGCGGAGGCGCGCGAGAACCCGGTGGATCACTTCCTGGAAGAGGCCGGCTGGAGCGACGCCACGGTGCATCCGATGGCCGGCGATGCGTCCTCCCGCCACTACGCGCGGCTGACACGCGGTGACGAGACGGCGATCCTCATGCAGGACCCGCACGGCGATGCCGCCCTCTTTGCGCGGCTGGCCCGCCATCTGAACAGCCTCGGCCTGTCCGCGCCGAAGGTGCTGGCCGAGACCTCGGGGATGCTGCTGCTCGAGGACCTCGGCGACGGGCTGATCGCGACGCTGGCCCGCGACGCCGAAGCGGAGACGTCGCTTTACCTTGCGGCGGTGCGGGCATTGGTCCGGCTGCACGGGTACCAAGCGCCCGACTCCTTGCCCGTCGCGACGCCGGAGCACCTCGCCGGTGCCATCGACCTGACGTTCACGCATTACGCGCAGATGGCCGACCTCCTCGCCGAGGCGACGGAAACGTTCCTGCCGATCCTGAGGGAGTACGCAGCGCCCGATGGTGTGCTTGTCCTGCGCGACTTCCATGCAGAGAACCTGCTGATGCTGCCGGGTCGCTTCGGCGCGGCGCGCGTCGGGCTGCTCGACTTCCAGGACGCGCTGGCGGGGCATCCGGCCTATGACCTCGCCTCGCTTTGCCGGGAAGTGCGGCGCGACGTTCAGCCCGCGACCGAAGCCGCCTGCCTGAACGCCTACATCGACGCCACCGGCACCGATCCGCAGGCGTTCCGCGCGGCCTATGCGGTGCTGGGCGTTCAACGCAACCTACGCATCCTCGGGGTCTTTGCGCGGCTTGCGGTGACGCAGGGCAAGACCCGCTACCTGGACTTCCTTCCGCGCTGCTGGTCGCATATCCAGATCCAGTCGCTTCACCCCGCTCTGAAACCGATGCGGCCGATCATCGCCAAACTGCCCGCACCGAACGCGGCCTTTCTTCAGGAACTCCTGGCACGATGCCCGACGCAGTAA